GGGGCTGCCCGCGGCGCCCACGCGCGTGGACTGGATCGGCTTCACCGGCGACAGCGTCACCCTCCGGGTCATCGCCGACACCCGCTCCTACCCCGCCGTCGACGGGTTCCGGATCCGCGCCGGCGGACGGGTCGTCGCCACGTGCGACGCCGCGGGAGCGTGTCCCGCGATCCCCGCCGAGCTCGGCACGCCCGTCACCTATCAGGCGACCGCGTACAACTCGGTCGGCGAGTCCCGCAGCGATGTGCAGGTGTCGGCGTGGGCGTACGCCGCGCCGGCCGCGCCGACGGGATCGATCGTCGAGCCGGTGCCCAACGGCACGACCGGCGGGGTCGCGAACATCACCATCACCGGGATCGACGACTCCACCGGCACCGTGACGCTCTCCGGCGGCAGCGGCGGCGACGTCACCCAGCCGGTGCGCGGGTCGAGCGTCACCTTCTCCGGCTACGTCATCGGTTCCAACAGCCCCACCCCCCTCACGGCGACGCCGTTGACGCGCTTCGAGCTGCCGCCGATCCCCGGGGGCTCCCAAGCCGGCGCGGCGTACTCGTTCCGGGCGAACGGCATCGGCGCGCCGGCGCTCACACTGGATGTGACCGCGTCGCGCAGCTCCAATCCGGGAACCGTGACGGCGACCGCGACCGTCTCCCCCAACGGCGTCGGCGACCGCATCCTCGTGGGCTTCGCCATCGACGGCGGAACCTGCGATCCCACGCTCGTGCTCGGCGCCGACGGCGGGACGACCAGCCGCACCTTCGAGAACCGCGATCTCTGGCGGGAGAGCACCGTGACCGCCTGCGCCGTGACCGAACGCAGCGGCCAGGGCTTCGGGCGCACCGAGAAGTCGGGTTCCGCGACTCCGACCGAGGGGATCCCGGCGCCGGATGCCGCGTCGTACTCGATCTCGCAGACGAGCACGTACCTCTGGGACCGGGTCAACGGCCCCGGCTACTCGAACTCGGCGCTCTACCGCGTCTTCTACAGCAAGGACGGCGGAGCGAAGACCGACGACTTCGCGAGCCTGTTCGGCCCCGACCAGCTCGGTCAGCACCCGGGCACGATCCAGGCCTTCTTCTGCGTGCGCTTCAACACGTCGCGGTGCGGAGACCCCGTCACCGTGACCGCCGCGGCCGGTGCGGAGTACACCGCCCGCGTGTCGTTCCCCACCGAACAGTGCCGCAGCGAAGACACCACGGCGCCGAGCCCCACGGTGACGGCCAACCCCGCAGACTATGAGCTGTCGACCACGTCGAGCGCCGACGACGCCGGGGTCGTGACATGGACGTGGACGCTGACCTGGCAGAATCGGCTCTCCTCGTTCGGTTCCGTGACACAGTCGCTCACGTGCGCCCCACCCGAGCCGGAACCCGAGCCGGCACCGTGACCCAGACCCCCCATTCCTCCCCCCGTTCCCCGAGAGGACACCGATGACCGTCACCGCGGAGCAGACCACCTGGTTCCAGGAGACCTTCACGACACTCGTCGACAACGTCGAGCAGGTCGTCCTCGGCAAGCGTCACGTCGTGGAGCTCGCCTTCACCGCGATGCTCTCGGAGGGACACCTCCTCCTGGAGGACGTGCCCGGCACGGGCAAGACCTCACTGGCCCGCGCGATGGGACAGACCGTGCAGGGAACGAGCACGCGCATCCAGTTCACTCCCGACCTCCTGCCGGGCGACGTGACGGGCATCACCGTGTACGACCAGCGCAGCGGCCAGTTCGACTTCCACCAGGGGCCGATCTTCGCGAACATCGTCCTCGCCGACGAGATCAACCGCGCGTCGCCCAAGACGCAGTCGGCGCTCCTGGAGGTCATGGAGGAGGGCCAGGTCACCGTCGACGGCGTCACCCGTCGCGTGGGCGTGCCGTTCCTGGTCGTCGCGACGCAGAACCCGGTCGAGCAGGCCGGAACGTACCGGCTGCCCGAGGCGCAGCTGGACCGCTTCATGATGCGCACGAGCCTGGGCTATCCCGATCACGCCGCCACCGTCCGCATCCTGGAGGGCAGCTCCATGGTGCGTCGCGAGGTCGCGCCCGCCATCACCCCGCAGGGTGTCATCGGCCTCGCCGACATCGCCCGCGACGTCTACGTCAACCCGCTCGTGCTGGACTACATCGCCCGCATCGTCGAGGCGACCCGCCTGGCGGCCCAGGTGCGCATGGGCGTGAGCGTGCGCGGCGCCCTCGCGCTCACGAAGGCGGCCAAGACCTGGGCGGTCGCGCACGGCCGCGGCTACGTCACCCCCGACGACGTCAAGTCGCTCGGCGAGGCTGTGCTCGCCCACCGCCTGATCCTCGACCCGGAAGCCGAGTTCGACGGCGTGACGCCGGAGGCGGTCATCGGACAGGTACTGCTGGACACCGTGCCACCCAGTCAGAGAGAGGCCGTGTGAGCTCGAACACCGAGTCGCGTCTGACACGGGCCTCCGCGGCGACGGGAGGCACCGGATACTCCCGCACGCGCTATTCGACGGCGAGTTCGTCGACGGCGCTCGCGCTGCGCGGTCTGCGCTGGTGGCGTCGCGCCCAAGTCGGCGTGGGAGCGGCGGCGGAGTGGGTGTCGGGCACGCTGTCGGTCGCCGGCTGGATGCTGGTCGCGACCGCAGCGCTGGGCCTCGTTCTCGGATTGTCCTTCGGTTGGATCGAGTTCGTCGTGGCGGGCGTGCTCGCGGGCGTCCTCGTTCTCCTGTCCGTCCCGTTCCTCTTCAGCGCACGCGCTTACGACGTCGACCTGTCGCTCGGTCATGACCGGGTCGTCGCCGGCACACAGGTGTCGGGCACCCTCACGGTCACCAATGTCGGCCGCGGCATCGCCCTCCCGGGCAGGATCGACATCCCCGTGGGCGAAGGGCTCGTCGACGTCTACATCCCGCTCCTGCGTCGAGACCACGACCACGTCGAGCAGGTCGTGGTGCCGACGCACCGGCGCGGCGTCATCCAGGTCGGACCGGCACGAACGGTGCGCGGCGATCCGCTCGGCATCCTGTCACGCGAGGCCACGTGGGCCGACATGCACACGCTGTGGGTGCACCCGGTGACGACGCCGCTGCGCAGCACGAGCGCGGGCTTCATCCGCGACCTCGAGGGGAGCGCCTCCCGCACCGTCGTCGACGCGGACATCTCCTTCCACGCGATCCGCGAGTACGTTCCCGGCGATGCGCAGCGCCAGGTGCACTGGAAGTCCACGGCGAAGACCGGCACGCTCATGGTCCGCCAATACGAGGAGACCCGTCGCTCGCGCATGGTCGTCGCCCTCGCCGTGTCGGAGTCGGAGTATGCGACCGACGACGAGTTCGAACTGGCGGTGAGCGCGGCCGCCTCGATCGGTGTGCGCGGCATCCGCGACGGCCGCGACGTCGACGTCGTGCTCGGCGGCGAGGTGCCCGAGTTCGTCCGCGCCTCGGCCCGCACGATCCGAGAGCTGGCGACCGTGAGCGCCCGCACGCTGCTCGACGACCTCAGCGCCGTCGAGCGCGCCGCCCGAGCCAGCGCCCTCGGCGAGGTGACCTCGCTGGCGGCCGAGATGCATCCCGACGCGTCGATCGCGTTCCTCGTGTGCGGCTCGACGCAGACGGCACGGTCGCTGCAGACGGCCGCGCTCGCGTTCCCGGCGAACGTCGGCGTCGTCGCCGTGATCTGCAATCCCGAGGCCGAGCCCGGCTACCGCCGGCTCGGGTCGGTCTCCGTGATGTCGATCGGTCTCCTCGACGACCTGCGGCAGCTGCTGGCCCGAGGGAGCCAGGCATGAGCGTCGCCCCGCTGCAGAGTCGCCGCTCCCGCCGCCAGTCCTTCCGCGCGGACCGGCCGACGACCCGCCTCCTCGTCGTCAGCGCCGTCCTGCTCGACCTCCTCTTCCTCGTCGGCGCCGCCTCCGCCTGGCCCATCTACCGCACCCCCGCGTTCGTGCTCGTCATCGCCGTCGCTCTGGCATCCGCGCACGTCCTGGCGTGGGCCGGCGTGCGATGGCGCCTGTCGGGCTGGTGGCTGTCGCTCCTCACCTTCGGCGTCTACGTCGTCCTGGGTCTTCCCACCGTCGCGCCCACGATGATCACCGGCGGTGGCGATCAGCTGCTCCGCGGCTTCCTCGGCGTCGTGACGGCACCCGTCACGGGCTGGAAGGATCTGCTGACGCTCGATCTTCCGCTCGGCACCTACCAGACAACGCTCGCCCCCGTCTTCCTCGTGTGGATCGCCGTCCCCACGGCCGCGCTGTCGCTCGCCTGGCGCGCCCGACGGCTGTGGGTGCTCGCGCCGATCCTCGGCCTCTTCCTTCCCGTCTTCGGGGTCCTGTTCGGGGCGCCGACGCTCAGCGACCCCCTGCGCTGGGGCGGTCTGGTCGTGCCCGGTCCCGTCGAGATGGCCGTCGGCGCCGCGGCGGTGCTGCTTGCGTTGGCCTACGTCGTCTGGCGCACCCTCGATGACCGGCGCCGCGCGCTGCGGGCGGCCGAAGCGGCCACCGGCATCCGTACGACCAGCCGCAGCGGTTCGGCGACGGCGGGCCGGGCCGCGATCTCCGCCGCGATGGTCGCCATCGCCCTGGTGGCGGGCGCGATCGCCGCGCCGATCGCCGTCGCGGGACAACCGCGCGACGTCCTCCGAGAGCGGATCGACCCGCGCCTGGAGATCGAGGCGCAGCTCTCGCCGCTCGCGCAGTACCGCTCGTACTTCGCCGACGATCGTTTCGACGAGGTCCTGTTCGCCGTGACGTCGGACGTCGACAGGGTGCGGCTGGCGACCCTCTCGTACTACGACGGCCGGCTGGCGCGGGTCATCGACCCGGCCACGGGCTCGGATCAGGCGACGGCCTTCGTGCGCGTGCCCTCTTCGCTACCGGCTCCCTCGGGCACCCGCACGACCACCGCCGAGGTGACGGTGCTGGACTATTCGGATGTCTGGCTGCCCACGGTGGGTTCGCTCACCGGCGTGCAGTTCCGCGGCAGTGGAGCGGCGGGGCTCTCCGACGGCTTCTTCTACAGTCCCGACGCGCAGACGGGCGTCGTGCTGGGATCGACGTCGCTCGGCCCGGGAGTGTCGTACCGTCAGGCCGCGGCCGTCGAGACGGTCGAGCCCGCGGTGTCCGATCTCGTACCGGGGCGCAGCGCGCCGCACCTGCCCGCCGAGCTCGTGCCCGAGAGCCTCATCGATTGGATGCGCGCTCAGGAGGCACCCGGCGGCGGCGAGGGTCTCGCGTTCCTCATCGAGCGCCTCCGCGCCCGTGGATACCTGAGCCACGCACTGACCATCGACCCGCAGAATCCGCCCCTGTGGCGCGCCGAGCTCGGCGAGGCCGGGTTCGAACCCAGCCGTGCGGGTCATTCCACCGACCGCATCGACGCGATGTTCACCGCGCTCCTGCAGCGCCAAGCGGACGTCGGAGGTGCCGATGACGCCCTCCTGGTGGCGGCGGTCGGCGACGACGAGCAGTTCTCGGTCGCGGCGCTCATGATCGCCGATCAGCTGGGATTCGCCGGGCGCATCGTCCTCGGCGCGCGACTGACCGGCGACCAGCTGCCCGCGTGCGAAGACGGCGCGTGCCGTGGCGGCGATCTGTCGGCGTGGCTCGAGGTGCAAGACGCGTCGGGTGTCTGGGTGCCGGTGGATGTGACCCCGCAGCACGAGAACGGCATGTCCCCCGACGACCTGCAGGTGCGCGATCCGGAGGTGCCTACCGAGGTCCACCAGGAGAACGCCGAGCAGGTGCTCCCGGGCGACGCCGACCCCGCCGACGCGGGCGAGCGACCGGATGACCCCCTCGTCGACTCGATCGACTGGAGCGCGGTCTGGGCGGCGGCGCGCATCGGCGGCATCGCCCTGTCCGCCCTGCTGATCGTGACGGGTCCGTTCCTGCTCATCCTGCTGGTGAAGGCTCTTCGTCGGCGTGCCCGCCGAGCGGCGCCGGATGCCACGGACCGCATGACCGGCGGGTGGGACGAGTACGTCGACGCCGCGATCGACAGCGGCCTCCCGGGGCCGGGGACGCGGACCCGGCAGGAAGTGGCGACGCTGCATGCTCGCGACGACGCGACGAGCCGCGTGGCACTGCTGGCGTCGTGGGCCGACCGGTCGGTCTTCGATGCGGAGGCGCCGACGACGTCGGACTCCGATCGATTCTGGGAGATCGTGGAGTCCGAGCGGGCCCGACTGATCGCCGAGCGGGGGTGGTGGGCGCGCCTGCGCGCGAGGCTCTCACTGCGGTCGCTCGTGCGCCGCGGCGGGCGCGTCCGATGAGACGCACGAACGAACGACGGAAAGAACATACGGTGAGGGGTCGAGGACAGTGACGGGACAGATCGTGGCGGCGGAGCAGATGGCGGGGGCGATCGGGTTCCTCGCGGTGACGCAGGCGATCGTCGCCGTCGGCGTGTACGTGTGGATCGCGCTGGCTCTCACGGCGGTGTTCCGCAAAGCCGGAGCGGCGCCGTGGAAGGCGTGGGTGCCGGTGCTGAACGCCTGGACGCTGTTCGAGCTCGCCGGCATGCGCGGCTGGTGGGCGGCCGTCATCGCCGGCGGCGCGATCGTCGTGGGCGGCGGCGCGGTGGCGCTCAGCGGCATCCTCGGCGCGGCGGCCCTGGAGGCGTCGTTCGGGGGCGACCCGGGCGGTGCCCAGGCGGCGCTCGCGGCCGCCGCGGCCTTCCCCGCCCTGCTGTGGCTCGTCGTGTTCGTACCTGCGCTGATCCTCCAGATCCGGATGCTCCTCGGCGTCAATCGGGGCTTCGGCCTGGGGGTCGGCCACACGGTGCTGGGCGTCCTGCTCTTCCCGGTCTGGGCGAGCATCGTCGGCTGGGGGTCGGCGCGCTGGCTCGGCCCTGGCGCGGCCGCCGCATCCGCTCCCCCACAGGCGGCGATGCCCGTCGCCCCGTCCGCTCCCGTGGTTCCCGCGCTGGCCGACTTCACGGCGCGTCCCGCGCCGGCCCCCGCCTTCGGCGATACCCCCGTCTTCGGCAGCGCTCCCGCCTTCGGTGGCAACGGCGCCTTCGAGGCTCCGTCCACTCCGCCCGCCTTCTCCGCGGGAACCGCCCCGAGTTTCGGCGCACCGAGCCGCCCCGCGCCGAACCCGTGGGCGCCCCCGGGTGCGACCACCGGCGGCCCGGCACCGGCATCGACCTCCGCCGGCGTCGGGGCACCTGCGACGGCCCCGACAAGCACCCCGCCGTCGGCGGCGGGCACACCGGCATCCGCGTTCCTTCCCGCGCCGGCACCGGCTGCGCAGTCGCCGTCCGCTCCGGCCACGGGAGAGGTGGAGGAGCGCACGGTGCTCGCCGGACGCCGGCTCCCCGCGTGGTCGCTCGTCCTCCCGGGCGGAGACACCGTCGGGCTGCGGGGTGACGCCGTCGTGCTCGGACGCAATCCCGTCGCCCCGGCTCGCGCGCCCCAGGCGCAGCCGGTCGCCGTGGACGATGTGACGCGCACGGTGTCCAAGACCCACGCCCTCCTCACGCTCACGGCATCCGGGTGGATCGTCACCGACCTCGACTCGACCAACGGCGTCTTCGTCGGAGCGTCGCCCGACGCGGGCGCGGAAGTGGTGGGCTCGGCCGCGGTCGACGGCCGCTTCTTCCTGGGCGACGCGGTGTTCGAACTCCGGTCGGACGGATGACGGTACTGCAGACCCGCGCCGGCGCCCACACCGATGCGGGCCGTCGTCGCGAGGTGAACGAGGATGCCTTCCTCGCGCAGATGCCGGTCTTCGTCGTCGCCGACGGGATGGGAGGTCACGACGCGGGAGACCGGGCGAGCGCGGCGGTGATCGACGTGTTCCGCTCGCTGATCGAGCGCGGCGACCTGACCGTCGACGACGTCACGCGCGCCGTCGACACCGCGCACGCGGCCGTCGCCTCGATCGCGGCGAGCACTTCCCGGGGCGCCGGCTCCACCCTGACGGCGCTGCTGGCCGTGCGCCACGACGACGAGCAGCGCTGGCTCGTCGTCAACATCGGCGACTCGCGCGTGTACCGACTGCTCGGCGACCGTCTGGAGCAGGTCACCGTCGATCATTCCGTCGTGCAGGAGATGGTGGATGCCGGGCGGCTCGCGCCCGCCGACGCCGCCGCGTTCCCGGGTCGCAACGTCATCACCCGCGCCGTCGGCGAGGAACGCAGCCCCGCAGACTACTGGCTCCTGCCGATCGTCACCGGCGAACGCCTCCTCCTCTGCTCCGACGGCCTGTCCGTCGAGCTGACCGACGAGGCTCTCCGTGCCGGGCTGATGCTGGGCGGCGCTCCGTCGCGCACGGCGCACGCGCTCGTCGCCCAAGCGGTGGCCCTCGGCGGCCGCGACAACATCACCGCGGTCGTGGTCGACACGATCGCCGGCGGGGTGAGCCCTCGTAGCGACGACGTGACCGGAGGGTTGTCGATGTCGGCCGATTCGACCACGATCGAAGTGGCGACGATTCGCAGCCGTCGCACGCGAGCACGAGGTCGATAACGGATGCACGGATGTGGACGAGAGTGAAGACGATGAACGATGACGATGAGCGCACCGAGATCCGCCGCGATCTGCCGCCTCTCGACGAGCGCACCCGTACGGTCGATCGCTCGTCGGAACTCGACGCTCCCGGCACGCCTCACGCCCCCGGCACGTCTGACGTTCCGGGCACGCCGCCCGGACCCGCGGCACCGCGTGGACGGGGGACACGACCGGCGGCCGTGCGCACCGCCGCGCCCCGGCCCGGCGACCGCGTCGCACACGTTCCCGGGTCCATCGCCGAGGACGCGTCGTACACCGTGAGGCGGGAGCCGCTGCCGACGATCGACCGTCCCGCGACAGCCCCCGGCGCTTCGCGAGCGCGTTCCGAGGCCCGGGTCGTGCGGGAGGTGGGAGTGAGTCGCCGCGCACGTGTGACCGTCGCGGTGCTCGTGGTCCTCGCCTTCGTCCTGCTCATCGCGGGCGCCGTCGCCGTGCTCGCCGTGCTGGTGGCCTCGTGACCGACGTCATCGACGCGACGACGACCGTCGCCGATCTGCAGATCGAGTTCGCCGGCGAGTGGTTCTCCCCCGAGCGACCGGGACCGTTCACGATCGGCCGCGAGGGCGACCTCGTCGTCGACGAGAACCAGTACCTGCACCGCCGGCTGCTCGCGTTCACCTACGAGGGCGGGCTGTGGTGGCTCGCGAACGTCGGGCAGTCGATCGGCGTGAGCGTGTCGACGGGCGACGGCGTCTACCAGGCGATGCTCGGGCCGGGCGCGAAGGTGCCGCTCGTCTTCCCCCGCCTCGTGCTCCTGTTCACTGCCGGCCCGTTCACCTACGAACTCGTCGTGCTCTGCGCCCAGGCGGCGTTCCACTCCGCGCCGCTGGTCGCGGACGTCGACGACCCGCATCACATGACGATCGGGAGCGTCTCGCTGACGCCGAGCCAGCGCCAGCTGGTGGTGGCGCTGTGCGAGCCCATGCTGCGCGACGGCATGGTCGGTCAGAGCCAGATCCCGACGTCGGCACAGGCTGCCGCGCGCCTGGGGTGGCCGCTGACGACCTTCAACCGCAAGCTCGACGCGGTCTGCGACAAGCTCGACCGCGAGGGCGTGCCGGGGCTGCGCGGCGGCGTCGGCAAGCTCGCCACCAACCGGCGCGCGCGTCTCGTCGAGCACGCGCTCCTGTCCCGTCTCGTCACCCCGGCAGATCTGGCCCTCCTCGACGCGCCGTCCTGACCCGCGGCGGCCTACGATGGAAGGCCATGTCTGCGCCCGTCCTCACCTACCCGCCCGAGCTGCCCGTCAGCGCGGCGCGCGAGGAGATCGCGGCGGCCATCGCCGCGCATCAGGTGGTCATCGTCGCCGGCGCGACCGGGTCGGGAAAGACGACGCAGCTCCCGAAGATCTGCCTGGAGCTCGGTCGCACGAGCATCGCGCACACGCAGCCCCGGCGGCTTGCAGCTCGCACGATCTCCGAGCGGATCGCTCACGAGATGCAGGTTCCCCTCGGCGGCGTCGTCGGCTACAAGGTGCGCTTCACCGATCAAGTGTCGGCAGAGACCCAGGTCGCTCTCCTGACCGACGGCATCCTCCTCAACGAGATCCATCGTGATCGGCTGCTCCGCCGCTACGACACGATCATCATCGACGAGGCGCATGAGCGGTCGCTCAACATCGACTTCCTGCTCGGCTATCTGACCCGCATCCTTCCCGAGCGCCCCGACCTCAAAGTGATCATCACGTCGGCGACGATCGATCCCGAGAGCTTCGCGCGCCACTTCGCGACAGGTCCCGACGACGCCCGCGTGCCGGCACCGGTCATCGAGGTGTCCGGACGCACCTACCCCGTCGAGATCCGCTACCGTCCCCCGACGGCGGCCGCCGAAGGAGCCGACGGCGACGACATCGACGCTCTCCTGGCGGCGCTGCGCGAACTCGACCGCGAGCCTGCGGGAGACGTGCTCGTGTTCCTGCCGGGCGAGGCGGAGATCCGCGACGCGACGGATGCCGTCCGCGGCATGTATGCGAACGACGCCCGCCCCACGGAGGTGCTGCCGCTGTACGGCCGGCTGTCGGCCGCGGAGCAGCACCGCGTGTTCGAGCCCTCCGCGGTCGCGGGGGTGCGGCGCCGGGTGATCCTCGCCACGAACGTCGCGGAGACGAGCCTCACGGTTCCCGGCATCCGGTACGTCGTCGACGCCGGCACGGCACGGATCTCTCGCTACAGCGCCCGGTCGAAGATCCAGCGCCTGCCCATCGAGGCGATCTCTCAGGCGTCCGCGCAGCAGCGCTCGGGCCGGGCGGGACGCACCTCGCCCGGTATCGCGATCCGTCTCTACGCGCAGGAGGATTTCGAGGCGCGGCCGGCCTTCACCGAGCCCGAGATCCTGCGCACCTCGCTGGCCTCCGTCATCCTGCAGATGCTCGCGCTGGGATTCGGCGACATCGCCGCCTTCCCCTTCCTGACACGGCCCGACTCCCGGGGGGTGAAGGCGGCGCTCGAACTGCTCACCGAGCTGCGCGCCGTCTCGCCGCCGCGCCCGACGACCCGCCGGGGACGCGGACACGACGATCGACCCCCGCGGGACGATGCGGCGCCGCAGTGGCGCCTCACCCGCACGGGCCGCGAGATCGCGCGCCTTCCCATCGACCCGCGCCTGGCCCGCATGCTGATCGAGGCCGAACGGCTGGAGGTCACCCGCGACGTGCTCGCGATCGTCGCGGGTCTGTCCATCCAGGACGTCCGTGAGCGCCCGTCGGCGGACGACGGCAACCGCAGGGAGGAAGCCGATCGGCTGCACGCCCGCTTCATCGACCCGACGAGCGACTTCCTCACTCTGCTCAACCTGTGGAACCACCTGCAGGAGCAGCAGCGCGAGCTCGGCTCCAGTGCGTTCCGGCGGCTGTGCCGCGCCGAGCACCTGAACTACGTCCGCGTGCGCGAGTGGTTCGACGTGCATCGTCAGCTCCGCACTCTCACGCGCACGTCCTCTCCTCGCGAGGCGGCAGGAGCAGCCGACCCGGATGCCGTCCACCGCGCCATCCTGTCGGGCCTGCTTTCGCACATCGGCATCCTCGACACGCGCAGCCTCGC
This genomic window from Candidatus Microbacterium phytovorans contains:
- a CDS encoding MoxR family ATPase, translating into MTVTAEQTTWFQETFTTLVDNVEQVVLGKRHVVELAFTAMLSEGHLLLEDVPGTGKTSLARAMGQTVQGTSTRIQFTPDLLPGDVTGITVYDQRSGQFDFHQGPIFANIVLADEINRASPKTQSALLEVMEEGQVTVDGVTRRVGVPFLVVATQNPVEQAGTYRLPEAQLDRFMMRTSLGYPDHAATVRILEGSSMVRREVAPAITPQGVIGLADIARDVYVNPLVLDYIARIVEATRLAAQVRMGVSVRGALALTKAAKTWAVAHGRGYVTPDDVKSLGEAVLAHRLILDPEAEFDGVTPEAVIGQVLLDTVPPSQREAV
- a CDS encoding DUF58 domain-containing protein, with product MSSNTESRLTRASAATGGTGYSRTRYSTASSSTALALRGLRWWRRAQVGVGAAAEWVSGTLSVAGWMLVATAALGLVLGLSFGWIEFVVAGVLAGVLVLLSVPFLFSARAYDVDLSLGHDRVVAGTQVSGTLTVTNVGRGIALPGRIDIPVGEGLVDVYIPLLRRDHDHVEQVVVPTHRRGVIQVGPARTVRGDPLGILSREATWADMHTLWVHPVTTPLRSTSAGFIRDLEGSASRTVVDADISFHAIREYVPGDAQRQVHWKSTAKTGTLMVRQYEETRRSRMVVALAVSESEYATDDEFELAVSAAASIGVRGIRDGRDVDVVLGGEVPEFVRASARTIRELATVSARTLLDDLSAVERAARASALGEVTSLAAEMHPDASIAFLVCGSTQTARSLQTAALAFPANVGVVAVICNPEAEPGYRRLGSVSVMSIGLLDDLRQLLARGSQA
- a CDS encoding transglutaminase domain-containing protein, translating into MSVAPLQSRRSRRQSFRADRPTTRLLVVSAVLLDLLFLVGAASAWPIYRTPAFVLVIAVALASAHVLAWAGVRWRLSGWWLSLLTFGVYVVLGLPTVAPTMITGGGDQLLRGFLGVVTAPVTGWKDLLTLDLPLGTYQTTLAPVFLVWIAVPTAALSLAWRARRLWVLAPILGLFLPVFGVLFGAPTLSDPLRWGGLVVPGPVEMAVGAAAVLLALAYVVWRTLDDRRRALRAAEAATGIRTTSRSGSATAGRAAISAAMVAIALVAGAIAAPIAVAGQPRDVLRERIDPRLEIEAQLSPLAQYRSYFADDRFDEVLFAVTSDVDRVRLATLSYYDGRLARVIDPATGSDQATAFVRVPSSLPAPSGTRTTTAEVTVLDYSDVWLPTVGSLTGVQFRGSGAAGLSDGFFYSPDAQTGVVLGSTSLGPGVSYRQAAAVETVEPAVSDLVPGRSAPHLPAELVPESLIDWMRAQEAPGGGEGLAFLIERLRARGYLSHALTIDPQNPPLWRAELGEAGFEPSRAGHSTDRIDAMFTALLQRQADVGGADDALLVAAVGDDEQFSVAALMIADQLGFAGRIVLGARLTGDQLPACEDGACRGGDLSAWLEVQDASGVWVPVDVTPQHENGMSPDDLQVRDPEVPTEVHQENAEQVLPGDADPADAGERPDDPLVDSIDWSAVWAAARIGGIALSALLIVTGPFLLILLVKALRRRARRAAPDATDRMTGGWDEYVDAAIDSGLPGPGTRTRQEVATLHARDDATSRVALLASWADRSVFDAEAPTTSDSDRFWEIVESERARLIAERGWWARLRARLSLRSLVRRGGRVR
- a CDS encoding DUF5684 domain-containing protein → MTGQIVAAEQMAGAIGFLAVTQAIVAVGVYVWIALALTAVFRKAGAAPWKAWVPVLNAWTLFELAGMRGWWAAVIAGGAIVVGGGAVALSGILGAAALEASFGGDPGGAQAALAAAAAFPALLWLVVFVPALILQIRMLLGVNRGFGLGVGHTVLGVLLFPVWASIVGWGSARWLGPGAAAASAPPQAAMPVAPSAPVVPALADFTARPAPAPAFGDTPVFGSAPAFGGNGAFEAPSTPPAFSAGTAPSFGAPSRPAPNPWAPPGATTGGPAPASTSAGVGAPATAPTSTPPSAAGTPASAFLPAPAPAAQSPSAPATGEVEERTVLAGRRLPAWSLVLPGGDTVGLRGDAVVLGRNPVAPARAPQAQPVAVDDVTRTVSKTHALLTLTASGWIVTDLDSTNGVFVGASPDAGAEVVGSAAVDGRFFLGDAVFELRSDG
- a CDS encoding protein phosphatase 2C domain-containing protein; the encoded protein is MTVLQTRAGAHTDAGRRREVNEDAFLAQMPVFVVADGMGGHDAGDRASAAVIDVFRSLIERGDLTVDDVTRAVDTAHAAVASIAASTSRGAGSTLTALLAVRHDDEQRWLVVNIGDSRVYRLLGDRLEQVTVDHSVVQEMVDAGRLAPADAAAFPGRNVITRAVGEERSPADYWLLPIVTGERLLLCSDGLSVELTDEALRAGLMLGGAPSRTAHALVAQAVALGGRDNITAVVVDTIAGGVSPRSDDVTGGLSMSADSTTIEVATIRSRRTRARGR